The following proteins are encoded in a genomic region of Microbacterium sp. NC79:
- a CDS encoding phosphatase PAP2 family protein: MTAIGTVNVVDRGWMALMAAARIEPLTAAAEFLDWLGGGWRAVVAVPMTVIVLLALLQRWWAIAYFVAASLFSVALVQTMKTLFARARPEEILVTSDFGSFPSGHVTNATTLMVVLIILIRKTWMIIVGVMWIVAMALSRTYLGAHWLTDTMAGVVIGTGAALIMLGAFSARLEREDHERHTAAVRTPRR; the protein is encoded by the coding sequence GTGACCGCCATCGGCACCGTGAACGTCGTCGACCGCGGGTGGATGGCGCTCATGGCCGCCGCGCGCATTGAGCCGCTCACCGCAGCCGCCGAATTCCTCGACTGGCTGGGCGGCGGATGGCGCGCGGTGGTGGCGGTGCCGATGACGGTGATCGTGCTGCTGGCGCTGCTTCAGCGCTGGTGGGCGATCGCGTACTTCGTCGCAGCCTCGTTGTTTTCCGTGGCCCTTGTGCAGACCATGAAAACGCTTTTTGCGCGCGCCCGGCCCGAGGAGATTTTGGTGACGAGTGACTTTGGGTCTTTCCCTTCTGGGCACGTCACGAACGCCACCACTCTGATGGTGGTGCTGATCATCCTGATTCGGAAGACGTGGATGATCATTGTTGGCGTCATGTGGATCGTCGCGATGGCGCTGTCCCGTACCTATCTGGGGGCGCATTGGCTCACCGATACGATGGCGGGGGTGGTGATCGGAACCGGTGCCGCCCTGATCATGCTTGGTGCGTTTTCCGCACGGCTGG
- a CDS encoding multidrug effflux MFS transporter, whose protein sequence is MGSNPQTAPIMLHPGDALSARRRLLYVLLLGALTALGPFTVDLYLPAFPVLEGYFSTSASAIQLTLTGTMLGFGLGQIIVGPLTDKVGRRTPLLVATSLHIVASLVAAIAPTLEILGAARVIQGMGAAAGSVVAMAIVRDLFGGKRLVIMLSRLALVMGVAPVIAPLIGSWLLEHMDWRGIFWVLLGYGLFMVICSIFFLPETLPKERRQGKGSETVLRRYKSVLSDRVYVGVLIIGGMTFSGLFSYLSASSFLFQVTYDFTALQYGLLFAINSVGLIIGNQTSARLAARFGPQWVLAWSTVMLLVSGIAILITDALDLGLWGTVVPLFFFMMACGFTFPCVQVLALDRHGSAAGTAASLLGASNNAVAALISPLVGLLSAGSAITATTMAVVMVGCAVIGIIALWTLVRPRTVGLLNP, encoded by the coding sequence ATGGGCTCAAACCCGCAGACGGCGCCGATCATGCTGCACCCGGGTGACGCGCTTTCGGCCCGTCGCCGCCTGCTTTATGTGCTTCTGCTTGGCGCGCTGACGGCACTCGGTCCGTTCACCGTGGACCTCTATTTGCCTGCCTTTCCGGTGCTTGAGGGCTATTTCTCGACATCCGCTTCGGCAATTCAGCTGACGCTGACCGGAACCATGCTGGGTTTTGGACTCGGGCAGATTATCGTCGGCCCCCTCACCGACAAGGTCGGGCGACGCACGCCACTGCTCGTCGCGACATCCCTGCACATTGTCGCGAGCCTTGTCGCTGCGATTGCGCCGACCCTCGAGATTCTTGGTGCCGCACGTGTCATTCAGGGCATGGGTGCTGCGGCAGGCAGCGTCGTGGCGATGGCCATTGTGCGCGACCTCTTTGGCGGCAAGCGCCTGGTCATCATGTTGTCGCGCCTCGCCCTCGTCATGGGTGTGGCTCCCGTCATTGCGCCGCTCATCGGCTCGTGGCTTCTGGAGCACATGGACTGGCGCGGCATCTTCTGGGTGCTCCTTGGGTACGGCCTCTTCATGGTGATCTGCTCGATCTTTTTCCTGCCAGAAACACTCCCCAAGGAGCGTCGCCAGGGTAAAGGCAGCGAGACAGTTCTCCGCCGCTACAAGAGCGTGCTCAGCGACCGCGTGTACGTAGGTGTGCTGATTATCGGTGGCATGACGTTCTCTGGCCTGTTCAGCTACCTGAGCGCGTCCAGCTTCCTCTTCCAAGTCACCTATGACTTCACTGCGTTGCAGTACGGCCTGCTGTTCGCGATCAACTCCGTCGGTCTCATCATCGGAAACCAAACCTCGGCGCGATTGGCTGCACGTTTCGGTCCGCAATGGGTACTGGCATGGTCAACGGTGATGCTGCTCGTCTCGGGCATCGCTATTCTCATCACGGATGCCCTCGATCTCGGCCTCTGGGGCACCGTGGTTCCACTGTTCTTCTTCATGATGGCGTGTGGTTTCACCTTCCCCTGCGTGCAGGTGCTCGCGCTCGATCGCCACGGCAGCGCCGCAGGTACCGCGGCCTCCCTGCTGGGCGCGAGCAACAACGCGGTCGCTGCCCTCATTTCGCCGCTGGTTGGTTTGCTTTCCGCAGGCTCGGCGATCACCGCGACGACGATGGCGGTCGTGATGGTGGGCTGCGCGGTCATCGGCATCATTGCGCTGTGGACTCTGGTGCGTCCGCGCACCGTGGGTCTGCTTAACCCGTAG